A single genomic interval of Aegicerativicinus sediminis harbors:
- a CDS encoding RND transporter family protein, with translation MTSKWINGLVSYRARIFFILFILLITSLFFNRSIHVSGSLNGLEATDNEEYIRISRVDSIFGHSDNIYLIVFPKSDDRRVVFKEIDEFQEKLIKRQPDINIISPVTIFKNLQIHSREEINALSEFYAKASDIPILKQLIGRDKRSFVIAISTTKENLEVGHLVNSLLNETEFNQLSIQVLSNLEVQKAVKHQIEKDLGMILISISILFLVFTLMAFRSLLSGVFILAILSIALSSTYLLYGLMKIDFNVVSMIALPVVLILALSDSLHLLAGYKKLHYTSTEENLKQVLQLYYIPSFYSSLTTSIAFFTFYLFGESENIRELGLLASVALLMEFFLIFSVAPFLLSFQPKKGVKDYYLISLAKALKKGKKPITGFFVIVFILSIFIYPKLQFQSNPEAQIPEGSNVKLYYNYFKTNYFSPFNVNILVEPIANQNRGRFKAQVKEISEFIKEMPNVSAVQSATNTYYINTRMGFKVNLYDLLENNNPYFNEETNIYRIEVKLNDVDNTQKFKDSVLKKFASMDYKLDISSRKLLYDSANLAISSSLIKSMATAGIGIFMVLLLLTKSFKTALLSLFPNLFPLALAFLIMYLFDLDLFFSSVITLVIGLGLLDDNTVHIIYRKLWLKKPMDELNFSVLSSSLLLSCGFFMFALSKFEPIRIFGWISVLIFISGVIAEMTTMKWIIDSVINKVKKNKLQ, from the coding sequence ATGACATCCAAGTGGATAAATGGTTTGGTTTCATATAGGGCTAGGATCTTTTTTATCCTTTTTATCTTACTTATCACCTCATTATTTTTCAATAGATCGATTCATGTAAGTGGAAGCCTCAATGGTTTAGAAGCGACTGATAATGAAGAGTATATAAGAATAAGCAGAGTAGACTCCATTTTCGGGCATTCAGACAACATTTATTTGATTGTATTTCCTAAGTCTGATGATCGGAGGGTTGTATTCAAGGAAATAGATGAATTTCAAGAGAAGCTAATCAAAAGACAACCGGATATTAATATTATTAGTCCTGTTACAATATTTAAGAACCTGCAAATTCATTCCCGTGAAGAAATAAATGCCTTATCAGAATTTTATGCAAAGGCTTCGGACATTCCAATATTAAAACAATTAATAGGTCGAGATAAAAGAAGTTTTGTTATTGCAATTTCTACAACCAAGGAAAATTTAGAAGTGGGCCATCTTGTCAACTCTCTTCTCAATGAAACTGAATTTAATCAGTTGAGCATTCAGGTATTAAGCAACCTTGAAGTACAAAAGGCGGTAAAACACCAAATTGAAAAAGATTTAGGAATGATTCTTATTTCTATCTCAATACTTTTCCTTGTCTTCACATTAATGGCATTTCGCTCACTCCTTTCAGGCGTTTTTATACTTGCAATTCTGTCAATTGCTCTAAGTTCCACCTATCTGCTGTATGGTTTGATGAAGATAGATTTTAATGTAGTTTCAATGATTGCATTACCAGTAGTTTTGATATTGGCTCTTTCAGATTCATTACACCTTCTTGCGGGGTATAAAAAGCTTCACTACACATCGACAGAGGAGAACCTAAAACAGGTGTTGCAACTGTATTATATTCCTTCTTTTTATTCTTCATTGACAACCTCAATTGCATTTTTCACTTTTTATCTTTTTGGAGAATCAGAAAATATCCGAGAATTAGGTTTGTTAGCTTCAGTCGCATTATTAATGGAATTTTTTTTAATTTTTTCAGTTGCACCTTTCCTTTTATCCTTTCAGCCGAAAAAGGGCGTCAAGGATTATTATTTAATATCATTAGCTAAAGCTCTGAAAAAAGGTAAAAAGCCTATTACCGGATTTTTTGTAATTGTTTTTATCCTATCAATTTTTATTTATCCAAAATTACAGTTTCAATCAAATCCTGAAGCCCAAATTCCTGAAGGCAGCAATGTAAAATTGTACTACAATTACTTTAAAACCAACTATTTTTCACCTTTTAATGTAAATATTTTAGTAGAACCTATAGCAAATCAAAATCGGGGAAGATTTAAGGCTCAAGTAAAAGAAATTTCAGAGTTTATAAAGGAAATGCCCAATGTTTCAGCGGTTCAGTCAGCAACAAATACATATTATATAAATACCCGTATGGGCTTTAAGGTTAACTTGTATGATCTTCTTGAAAACAACAATCCATATTTCAATGAGGAAACCAATATCTACCGGATAGAAGTAAAACTTAACGATGTGGACAACACCCAAAAGTTCAAGGATTCCGTTCTAAAGAAATTCGCTTCTATGGATTACAAATTAGACATTTCAAGTCGGAAATTATTATATGATTCCGCCAACTTAGCCATTTCATCCTCCTTGATTAAATCTATGGCAACCGCCGGAATTGGTATTTTCATGGTTTTATTGCTATTAACTAAATCATTCAAAACGGCTTTGCTTAGTCTTTTCCCCAATCTTTTCCCATTAGCTTTAGCATTTTTAATAATGTATTTATTTGATTTAGATTTATTTTTTTCATCCGTGATTACCCTAGTTATTGGTCTTGGTCTATTGGATGACAACACAGTCCATATTATTTATAGAAAACTTTGGTTGAAAAAGCCCATGGATGAATTGAATTTTAGCGTTCTCTCCTCCAGCCTTCTCCTATCATGTGGATTTTTCATGTTTGCCTTAAGCAAGTTTGAGCCTATTAGAATTTTTGGCTGGATTAGTGTATTAATATTTATTTCTGGCGTCATTGCTGAAATGACCACTATGAAATGGATTATAGATTCTGTAATAAATAAAGTTAAAAAGAATAAGCTTCAATAA
- a CDS encoding sterol desaturase family protein: MYYTNSKSPELFKNRYLELLTRTHPALIFLIYVTISSISAYIALTKYNFGNFELILFFILGFLTWTLMEYLIHRYAYHDSHGNHSTKGIKYIIHGAHHMYPNDKRRILISPLPALLISAFFVLIFYLTLGVRSYMFNSGFFIGYTFFMSIHYMVHSLPSPKRFNFWWRYHLIHHYQQPDRAYGVLTSFWDWVFQTLPEKKRKSKLVSRIHKSTPNK; the protein is encoded by the coding sequence ATGTATTATACCAATTCTAAATCACCAGAGTTGTTTAAAAATAGATATCTGGAGCTATTAACACGTACCCATCCGGCCCTTATATTTTTAATATATGTAACCATTTCCTCTATTTCTGCCTACATCGCCCTTACCAAATACAATTTTGGAAATTTTGAGTTAATTCTATTTTTCATTTTAGGCTTTTTAACCTGGACATTGATGGAATATTTAATCCATAGATATGCTTATCATGATTCACATGGCAATCACTCCACCAAAGGCATCAAATATATCATACATGGCGCTCATCATATGTACCCAAATGATAAGAGGCGCATTTTAATTTCTCCTCTTCCAGCCTTATTAATCTCCGCATTTTTTGTTCTAATTTTTTATTTAACGCTTGGTGTTCGATCGTATATGTTTAATTCAGGTTTTTTTATTGGATATACTTTCTTCATGTCGATCCATTATATGGTACACTCGCTACCATCACCAAAACGATTTAATTTTTGGTGGCGATACCATTTAATTCATCACTATCAACAGCCCGATAGAGCTTATGGAGTCTTAACTTCCTTTTGGGACTGGGTCTTTCAAACACTTCCAGAAAAAAAAAGGAAATCAAAACTAGTTTCTAGAATACATAAATCCACACCGAACAAATGA
- a CDS encoding Gfo/Idh/MocA family oxidoreductase — MQNSRRQFLTSISMLAAATAFPLSAFSFGTTKKLKVVLVGTGIRGTSFWGQRLVQEYSEILEFVGLCDNNPGRLEFGRKFIGTTCPTFLDFDEMLDKTKPDLIIVTTVDSTHHQFIIKGLESGYDVLTEKPLTTDETKAQAILNAERSSGKKLIVGFNYRWSPYATKIKELLATNTIGKVTSVDFHWYLNTYHGASYFRRWHGLKDKGGSLWVHKATHHFDLVNWWLDSDPAEVFAYGDLEHYGVNGPFRGPNCRDCQHKTKCEYYFDITKNEHLMNLYVANEKHDGYIRDNCLFREEIDIYDKMSAQIKYANNVSVNYSLTTYSPFEGWRIAFNGTGGRIEASLDIPYDKKVEVSQAEMHAKEMEQNALEDTSTESIIVHKLWSDYETITVATERGGHGGGDARLHEKIFVSPDTEDEFGRSAGIRDGIMSVLIGIAARKSIESGDPIKISDLTDLKPMAKRIKEV; from the coding sequence ATGCAAAATTCCAGAAGACAATTTTTAACATCCATAAGTATGCTTGCAGCTGCAACCGCATTTCCACTCTCGGCATTTTCTTTTGGTACAACAAAAAAACTTAAGGTTGTCCTTGTGGGTACCGGTATTAGGGGTACCAGCTTTTGGGGACAACGGCTTGTACAAGAATATTCAGAAATTCTTGAGTTTGTAGGGCTTTGTGATAATAATCCTGGGAGATTGGAATTTGGTAGGAAGTTTATTGGTACCACTTGTCCAACCTTCCTTGATTTTGATGAAATGTTGGATAAGACTAAACCAGACTTAATTATTGTTACTACCGTAGATTCAACCCATCACCAATTTATTATTAAAGGTTTGGAATCTGGTTACGATGTACTTACCGAAAAACCATTAACTACGGATGAAACCAAAGCACAAGCCATTCTTAATGCCGAACGTTCGTCAGGCAAGAAATTAATAGTTGGCTTTAATTACCGTTGGAGTCCATATGCTACAAAAATTAAGGAATTATTGGCCACTAATACAATAGGTAAGGTAACCTCAGTAGATTTTCATTGGTATTTGAACACTTACCATGGAGCCTCTTATTTCCGTCGTTGGCACGGGCTTAAGGATAAAGGAGGATCACTTTGGGTGCACAAGGCCACTCACCATTTCGATTTGGTAAATTGGTGGTTAGACTCTGATCCTGCTGAGGTGTTTGCTTATGGTGATTTGGAACATTATGGTGTTAATGGGCCATTTAGGGGCCCTAACTGTAGGGATTGTCAGCATAAAACTAAATGCGAATATTATTTCGATATAACCAAAAATGAGCATTTAATGAATTTGTATGTCGCAAATGAAAAGCATGATGGTTACATACGCGACAATTGTCTTTTTAGGGAAGAAATAGATATCTATGATAAAATGTCTGCCCAAATTAAGTATGCAAATAATGTTAGTGTAAATTATTCCTTAACAACTTATTCCCCTTTTGAAGGATGGCGTATTGCCTTTAATGGTACTGGTGGACGTATTGAAGCTTCCTTAGATATTCCTTATGACAAAAAAGTTGAGGTGAGTCAGGCTGAAATGCATGCCAAGGAAATGGAACAAAATGCCTTGGAAGATACGAGTACAGAGAGTATTATCGTTCATAAACTTTGGAGTGATTATGAAACAATCACCGTTGCCACTGAACGCGGAGGCCATGGAGGAGGAGATGCCCGCCTACATGAAAAGATCTTTGTTTCACCCGATACTGAAGATGAATTTGGCCGTTCTGCCGGTATACGTGATGGTATAATGTCTGTTTTAATTGGAATAGCCGCAAGGAAAAGTATAGAGTCTGGAGACCCCATTAAAATATCAGATCTCACAGATTTAAAGCCTATGGCTAAACGAATTAAAGAGGTATAG
- a CDS encoding CDGSH iron-sulfur domain-containing protein codes for MSKTKLTILSNGSVKVDGDFEIVDKEGNVYGLGGRTLVSLCRCGRSNNKPFCDGSHRNYFEHEAEAFDLPPKP; via the coding sequence ATGTCTAAAACCAAACTCACTATACTCAGTAATGGCAGCGTAAAAGTTGATGGCGATTTTGAAATTGTCGATAAAGAAGGTAATGTTTATGGTCTAGGCGGTAGAACTCTAGTATCGCTCTGCCGTTGTGGACGCTCCAATAACAAGCCATTTTGCGATGGCAGTCACCGCAACTATTTTGAACATGAGGCTGAGGCATTCGACCTTCCACCCAAACCTTAA
- a CDS encoding glycoside hydrolase family 88/105 protein: MKIHSTIILPCILLYGCSGLHSPSETTLLKSPKVVGDLVTQDLLSRSDFMMYKTEGVTAVHYAEVCAAYGASKLAAKKNDTETLILISDRYDRVIDESIPNTANHVDANVYGILPLELYIHTKKKIYLDQGMELANGQWENPLPNGLTNQTRFWIDDVYMVCSLQLQAFRATGKSIYLERAALEANAYVEKLQQPNGLYYHGENAPFYWGRGNGWVAAGLAELLIDLPPNNPFYNTILAGYKKMMTTLLKYQGEDGMWHQLINRKDSFKETSSTAMFAFAMATGVNKGILPKKTYEKAYIKAWNALTTFITPEGKIKNVCVGTGQSTDIDYYLNRPTIVGDFHGQAPMLWLAFSLSKD, translated from the coding sequence ATGAAAATTCACTCAACTATAATTTTACCGTGCATATTGTTGTACGGCTGTTCTGGTTTGCATTCACCCTCAGAAACAACATTGTTAAAATCCCCAAAGGTAGTTGGAGATTTAGTAACTCAAGATTTACTCTCCCGTTCAGATTTTATGATGTATAAAACTGAAGGAGTTACGGCTGTTCATTATGCTGAAGTATGTGCAGCTTATGGAGCCTCAAAATTAGCTGCCAAAAAAAATGACACGGAAACTTTAATCCTTATCAGCGATCGTTATGACAGAGTAATTGATGAATCTATTCCAAACACTGCCAATCATGTGGATGCAAATGTCTATGGCATACTACCTCTTGAACTTTATATCCATACCAAAAAGAAAATCTATTTAGATCAAGGAATGGAATTGGCCAATGGGCAATGGGAGAATCCCTTGCCAAACGGTCTTACCAACCAAACAAGATTTTGGATAGATGATGTGTATATGGTTTGTAGTTTACAGTTACAAGCTTTTAGAGCTACTGGTAAAAGTATCTACCTTGAACGTGCAGCTTTGGAAGCAAATGCGTATGTTGAAAAATTACAACAACCAAATGGATTATATTATCACGGTGAAAATGCCCCCTTCTATTGGGGTCGTGGAAATGGATGGGTGGCAGCTGGATTAGCTGAATTGCTTATAGATTTACCTCCCAATAACCCATTCTACAATACCATATTGGCAGGTTATAAAAAAATGATGACCACCTTATTGAAATATCAAGGAGAGGATGGAATGTGGCATCAATTAATTAACCGTAAAGATTCTTTTAAAGAAACCTCCTCAACAGCCATGTTTGCTTTTGCCATGGCAACTGGCGTTAATAAAGGAATTTTACCGAAAAAAACCTATGAGAAGGCATATATTAAAGCCTGGAATGCACTTACAACATTTATAACACCAGAAGGGAAAATAAAAAATGTTTGTGTTGGAACAGGACAAAGCACAGATATAGACTATTATCTGAATCGACCAACAATTGTCGGTGATTTTCATGGGCAAGCACCAATGCTATGGCTGGCTTTTTCGTTATCAAAAGATTAA
- a CDS encoding ScyD/ScyE family protein, with the protein MKNHIYLAVLGSLSLIIAGCSSEPVSQAESLVIESSLGLNARSLNASHMEEGSFAGPLFDLATSPNNTVLVADAGAGVSNAHGANLFMLPGITSVAPIGTGVMWAVTGGAPEPTEDSGQGLHRVGQGKISKVANIFAFEEHNDPDGHGVDSNPYSVAALNASEALVADAGANDLLRIDNKGNIEVVAVFPNELVSTENVKNLVGCPESEEGLCFLPDMMPAQPVPTSIAIGPDGYYYVGELKGFPAPTGASNIWKITPDASGAMCGSSLDCVKLFSGGFTSIVDMVFGPDGNLYVAELDEQTWFAVEVLHAGAGGNIKMCNLETMEVTTIASGIPMLTALTFDKDGKLWATQNALIPGMAEVVEIAY; encoded by the coding sequence ATGAAAAATCACATTTATCTAGCGGTTTTAGGATCGCTCTCTTTAATTATTGCGGGCTGTAGTTCCGAGCCGGTGTCTCAGGCTGAATCTTTAGTAATTGAATCTTCTCTAGGGCTGAATGCAAGATCATTAAATGCGAGCCATATGGAAGAAGGTTCATTTGCCGGACCTTTGTTTGATCTAGCAACTTCACCTAATAATACCGTTTTAGTAGCAGATGCAGGAGCCGGTGTATCAAATGCCCATGGCGCTAATTTGTTTATGCTACCTGGTATTACCTCTGTAGCCCCAATAGGTACAGGAGTTATGTGGGCAGTAACTGGTGGTGCCCCCGAACCAACTGAAGATTCCGGACAAGGCCTGCATCGTGTTGGTCAAGGAAAAATTAGTAAGGTTGCAAATATTTTTGCCTTTGAAGAACATAATGATCCAGACGGTCATGGTGTGGATTCCAATCCCTATTCTGTAGCTGCGTTGAATGCAAGTGAAGCTTTGGTGGCGGATGCAGGTGCAAATGATTTGTTGCGAATTGATAATAAAGGAAATATAGAGGTTGTAGCCGTATTCCCAAATGAGTTAGTCTCCACGGAAAATGTAAAGAACTTGGTTGGTTGCCCAGAATCGGAAGAGGGCCTTTGCTTCCTACCCGATATGATGCCGGCCCAACCAGTGCCAACTTCTATTGCAATTGGTCCGGACGGCTATTATTATGTAGGTGAATTGAAAGGCTTTCCAGCACCTACTGGAGCCTCAAACATTTGGAAAATTACACCGGATGCTTCAGGGGCGATGTGTGGAAGCAGCCTAGACTGTGTTAAATTATTCAGTGGAGGATTTACTTCCATCGTTGACATGGTTTTCGGGCCAGATGGAAACCTTTATGTTGCTGAATTAGATGAACAGACTTGGTTTGCCGTTGAGGTTCTTCATGCTGGGGCGGGAGGAAATATTAAAATGTGCAATTTAGAGACTATGGAAGTAACAACAATTGCTTCTGGCATCCCTATGTTAACTGCTTTGACATTTGATAAGGATGGTAAACTTTGGGCAACTCAAAATGCTTTAATCCCAGGAATGGCAGAGGTAGTTGAAATAGCTTATTAA
- a CDS encoding DUF1028 domain-containing protein, which yields MKKSLFQLLILMVISNVLAQHKPTDPFAHTFSIVARDSLTGDLAVAVQSHWFSVGTVVSWAEVGVGAIATQSFVNVSFGPRGLELLKEGKSPQDVLEQLLKDDEGREVRQVAIIDTKGNVATHTGTKCIDYAGHTNGPNFSVQANMMLNEKVVPAMKSAWGSNSNLKLPERMVAVLQAAQSVGGDIRGKQSAALIVVKGKASDEPWNDRLINLQVADHSDPIAELSRLLKVHRAYEYMNAGDLYVEKGQMDKAMEAYNSAMNMFPENLEMKYWTAITLANEGDVEKAKEMLKPIFKKDPNWKLLTERLPKVGLLIISEEDLNSILKL from the coding sequence ATGAAAAAATCTTTATTTCAACTCCTTATTTTGATGGTTATTTCTAATGTTTTAGCCCAACACAAACCCACAGATCCATTTGCCCATACTTTTTCTATAGTTGCAAGAGATTCCCTTACTGGAGATTTAGCGGTTGCAGTACAAAGTCATTGGTTTAGTGTTGGCACCGTTGTTTCTTGGGCCGAAGTGGGTGTTGGAGCTATTGCCACCCAAAGTTTTGTAAATGTTTCCTTTGGGCCAAGAGGATTGGAATTGCTTAAAGAGGGGAAATCCCCACAGGATGTTCTAGAGCAATTATTAAAAGATGATGAAGGTAGGGAGGTAAGGCAAGTGGCTATAATAGATACTAAAGGTAATGTGGCAACCCATACCGGCACCAAGTGCATCGATTATGCAGGTCACACAAATGGGCCCAATTTTTCGGTTCAAGCAAATATGATGTTAAATGAAAAGGTAGTGCCCGCAATGAAATCTGCTTGGGGATCAAATTCTAATTTAAAACTTCCTGAACGCATGGTGGCCGTATTACAGGCAGCCCAAAGTGTTGGTGGGGATATACGCGGCAAACAATCAGCGGCTTTAATAGTTGTTAAAGGAAAAGCTTCAGACGAACCTTGGAACGATCGCTTGATTAATTTACAGGTTGCGGATCATTCCGACCCTATTGCAGAATTATCTCGTCTTCTAAAAGTGCATAGAGCTTATGAGTATATGAATGCTGGTGATCTTTATGTTGAAAAGGGGCAGATGGATAAAGCGATGGAAGCGTATAATTCTGCGATGAATATGTTTCCTGAAAATTTAGAAATGAAATATTGGACAGCCATTACCTTAGCAAATGAAGGCGATGTTGAAAAAGCAAAAGAGATGCTCAAACCAATTTTCAAGAAAGATCCTAATTGGAAGTTGTTAACGGAGCGCCTACCAAAAGTCGGTTTGTTAATTATTTCTGAGGAAGATTTGAACTCCATCCTAAAACTTTAA
- a CDS encoding sensor histidine kinase gives MKLRKFIDWRLIAILAVFYTLFDLVYIGKGYLLSMLGFGRDGSTFGTVLLGGFVLDWIVVICFMTLIAISTKYFIRKRKPWSIIIAVHILGSIFIGFLIRLISDFNLFLNDKLHTGYELKRSLAAFIAVLDLNFLIYFAMVGIIYTFYYVKQVRESEQRRIQVEDQLTETKLKLLNSKLQPHFLFNTLNTISSLMSIDTQKAQNTISDLSSFLRDILYTKSTTIKLRKELEVLNTYLEILHTRFGDHLNIEKEINPSCLKLLVPPLIIQPIIENAVKHGYSPQHSSLTIKLIIKCNSEYLQIRVWNNGAAIDTSKDYFNSGVGLKNTKDRLETLYQDNFEFYLQNSADGEGVETFIEIPRLLFKD, from the coding sequence ATGAAACTTCGGAAATTTATTGATTGGCGGCTAATTGCCATATTAGCGGTCTTCTATACCCTATTTGACCTCGTATATATTGGAAAAGGATATTTGCTGAGCATGTTGGGCTTCGGACGTGACGGTAGTACTTTCGGCACCGTATTGTTAGGTGGATTTGTCTTAGACTGGATAGTGGTGATTTGTTTTATGACACTTATTGCTATAAGCACAAAGTATTTTATAAGAAAACGTAAACCATGGTCCATAATAATTGCCGTTCATATTTTGGGTTCTATTTTTATAGGATTTCTAATTCGATTAATTTCAGACTTCAATCTGTTTTTGAATGACAAGCTACATACTGGCTATGAGTTAAAGCGTAGTTTGGCTGCCTTTATTGCGGTATTGGACCTCAACTTCCTCATTTATTTTGCCATGGTAGGTATTATCTACACATTTTATTATGTAAAACAGGTTCGTGAATCAGAACAGCGCAGAATTCAGGTAGAAGATCAACTCACAGAAACAAAACTCAAACTACTAAACAGCAAATTACAACCTCACTTTTTGTTCAACACCCTCAATACTATCTCTAGTTTAATGAGTATAGACACCCAAAAGGCCCAAAATACAATTTCAGATTTAAGTAGCTTTTTAAGGGATATTTTGTATACAAAAAGTACAACCATAAAATTGCGTAAGGAATTAGAAGTCTTAAACACCTATTTAGAAATATTGCATACACGCTTTGGCGACCATCTCAACATAGAAAAGGAAATAAATCCCAGCTGCTTAAAACTTTTGGTACCTCCTCTAATTATACAGCCCATAATAGAAAACGCGGTGAAACATGGGTATTCTCCTCAACATTCCTCCCTAACCATTAAACTCATCATTAAGTGTAACAGCGAGTATCTTCAAATAAGGGTGTGGAATAATGGGGCTGCTATTGATACCTCAAAAGATTATTTTAATAGCGGTGTAGGTTTAAAGAATACTAAGGATAGATTGGAAACACTTTATCAAGATAATTTTGAATTTTACTTACAAAATAGTGCTGACGGTGAAGGAGTTGAAACGTTTATTGAAATTCCACGCCTTCTATTTAAAGATTAG
- a CDS encoding LytR/AlgR family response regulator transcription factor: protein MKILIVDDEALARKRVLMLLEETNLSSDIKECANGKEAISTIKEYRPDLIFLDVNLKDMTGFDVLKSIDFEPKPTVIFVTAYDSHAIKAFDFNAFDFLLKPFKDERFFKTIEKVRKLTHTERDLTFEKRFEELMKLHENNNQESRPSNKIPIKQGNKTILLNIQDIIYISASGYYAELITSNKKYLLRESLKNLDDVLDNEQFFRIHRSTIINLDFISEIIHSNYSEIDIKMTEGSLLHVSKSHKKDFLKKLGL from the coding sequence ATGAAGATTTTAATTGTCGATGATGAAGCGCTAGCCAGGAAGCGTGTTTTAATGTTGCTCGAAGAAACAAATCTTTCTTCAGATATAAAGGAGTGTGCGAATGGAAAAGAGGCAATTTCTACTATCAAAGAATACCGACCAGATCTTATCTTCCTGGATGTTAACCTTAAAGACATGACCGGTTTTGATGTGTTAAAAAGTATCGATTTTGAACCTAAACCTACCGTTATTTTTGTAACGGCATATGATTCTCATGCCATTAAGGCTTTTGATTTTAACGCATTTGATTTCTTGTTAAAACCTTTTAAGGATGAGCGTTTTTTCAAGACTATAGAAAAGGTTAGGAAACTAACCCATACCGAACGCGATCTTACTTTTGAAAAGCGTTTTGAGGAGTTGATGAAGCTTCATGAAAACAATAATCAAGAGTCACGCCCCTCCAACAAAATCCCCATAAAGCAAGGCAATAAAACCATTTTACTCAATATTCAAGACATCATTTATATTTCAGCATCTGGGTACTACGCAGAACTCATCACCTCGAACAAAAAGTACCTATTGCGAGAGTCTCTCAAAAATTTAGACGATGTTTTGGATAATGAGCAATTTTTCAGAATACACCGTTCTACAATCATCAATCTCGATTTTATTTCAGAAATAATCCATTCAAATTATTCTGAAATAGATATCAAAATGACCGAAGGAAGTCTGTTACATGTCAGTAAATCACACAAAAAGGATTTTCTAAAGAAATTGGGATTATAA